From a region of the Proteobacteria bacterium CG1_02_64_396 genome:
- a CDS encoding 6-phosphogluconolactonase → MAGHLSLDPRLNLTVLPDPAACARWLAATLHERLSAAVAARGAAHLLLSGGSTPDPLFRLWGAPPGETLALPEGVHLWWVDERFVPPGHSEHNATRALALMNNAVSPERVHVMPSEGDPETAAAHYGREIVRHLGKEGWWDGILLGLGGDGHTASLFPGSPLEHEATHRVMVATSPTGQTRLTLTPPSLKCSRGSFLWVAGESKRSVLRGFLENPACCPAGWVLPEGGLLEVVADQGAWPL, encoded by the coding sequence ATGGCTGGACACCTGAGTTTGGATCCCCGTCTGAATTTGACGGTGCTGCCCGATCCTGCCGCTTGCGCCCGCTGGCTGGCGGCGACGCTGCACGAGCGGCTTTCTGCGGCGGTTGCGGCGCGAGGGGCCGCCCATTTGCTGCTGTCGGGGGGATCGACCCCCGACCCTCTTTTTCGGCTCTGGGGCGCCCCCCCTGGCGAAACCTTGGCCTTGCCCGAGGGGGTCCATCTGTGGTGGGTCGACGAACGTTTCGTCCCCCCCGGCCATTCCGAGCACAACGCCACACGGGCCTTGGCGCTGATGAACAACGCTGTGTCGCCCGAGCGGGTGCATGTCATGCCGAGCGAGGGAGATCCCGAAACGGCGGCGGCACACTACGGCCGCGAAATCGTGCGCCATCTGGGGAAAGAGGGGTGGTGGGACGGGATCCTGCTGGGGCTGGGGGGCGACGGTCATACCGCCAGCCTTTTTCCCGGTTCGCCCCTAGAACACGAGGCGACGCACCGCGTCATGGTGGCGACAAGTCCAACGGGACAAACCCGCCTGACCCTCACCCCCCCCAGCCTCAAATGCAGTCGCGGGAGTTTTTTGTGGGTGGCTGGGGAATCAAAACGGTCGGTGCTGCGTGGATTTCTAGAAAACCCCGCCTGTTGTCCTGCGGGGTGGGTGTTGCCGGAAGGGGGTTTGCTGGAGGTGGTGGCCGACCAGGGGGCGTGGCCGCTGTAG
- a CDS encoding glucose-6-phosphate dehydrogenase, whose product MGRRHTPASIVIFGASGDLTHRKLIPSLYQLAVDGLLAPNTAIVGYARRNWSREEFLAGLRQSVRKTKGAWFDHEVWNDLAERISYISGDLTETDGFCRLHDHLAQIEKNLKLSGNRLYYLSTPPRHYADIVANLAGSGLAAEGVDSGWRRIVVEKPFGTDLASAMELNAQIHEVFREDQIFRIDHYLGKETVQNILAFRLGNGIFEPLWNHHYVDHVQITVAETLGVEGRGGYFDQAGIIRDMVQNHALQLLTLVAMEPPAAFEANAVRDEKVKVLRAIRPLTGEAALADTARGQYDRGAVEGTKSSAYREEPGVDPASTTETYMAMKLHIDNWRWARVPFYIRCGKRLPHRTTQIVIAFKQPPHTVLQSAACDCPNLEPNRIVLRIQPNEGISLHFGIKAPGSAMQIEPVEMDFDAARALGSSPEAYERLILDAIGGDATLFARSDEIEWAWRFIDGIVAAWQGQGLIELPVYTAGTWGTAEGKDLMQRDGRTWLDT is encoded by the coding sequence ATGGGGCGCCGCCACACCCCCGCCTCCATCGTCATCTTCGGCGCCAGCGGCGACCTGACCCACCGCAAGCTGATTCCCTCGCTCTACCAATTGGCGGTCGACGGTCTGCTGGCCCCCAACACCGCCATCGTCGGTTACGCCCGACGCAACTGGAGCCGGGAGGAGTTCCTGGCGGGACTGCGCCAGTCGGTACGCAAGACCAAGGGGGCGTGGTTCGATCACGAGGTTTGGAACGATCTGGCCGAGCGGATCAGCTATATCAGTGGCGACCTGACCGAAACCGACGGCTTCTGCCGCCTGCACGACCATTTGGCCCAGATCGAAAAGAACCTCAAGCTATCGGGCAATCGCCTCTACTACCTCTCGACCCCACCGCGCCACTACGCCGACATCGTCGCCAATCTGGCCGGATCGGGGCTGGCCGCCGAGGGGGTCGATTCGGGCTGGCGACGGATCGTGGTCGAAAAACCGTTCGGCACCGATCTGGCCAGCGCCATGGAGCTTAACGCCCAAATCCACGAGGTCTTTCGCGAGGATCAGATCTTTCGCATCGACCACTACCTGGGCAAAGAGACGGTGCAGAACATCCTGGCCTTTCGCCTGGGCAACGGGATCTTCGAACCCCTGTGGAACCACCATTACGTCGACCATGTGCAGATCACGGTCGCCGAAACCCTGGGGGTCGAGGGGCGAGGCGGTTACTTCGATCAGGCCGGGATCATCCGCGACATGGTGCAGAACCACGCTCTGCAACTGCTGACCCTCGTGGCGATGGAGCCCCCCGCAGCCTTCGAGGCCAACGCGGTGCGCGACGAAAAGGTTAAGGTGTTGCGAGCGATCCGCCCCCTGACCGGCGAGGCAGCACTGGCCGACACCGCCCGTGGGCAATACGACCGGGGGGCCGTGGAGGGAACCAAGTCGAGCGCCTACCGCGAAGAGCCCGGGGTCGATCCCGCCTCGACCACCGAGACCTACATGGCGATGAAGCTGCACATCGACAACTGGCGCTGGGCGCGAGTGCCGTTTTACATCCGCTGCGGCAAACGCTTGCCCCACCGCACCACCCAGATCGTCATCGCCTTCAAACAGCCCCCCCACACCGTGCTGCAATCGGCCGCCTGCGATTGCCCCAACCTTGAGCCCAACCGGATCGTACTGCGGATCCAACCCAACGAGGGGATCTCGCTCCACTTCGGCATCAAGGCGCCAGGTAGCGCCATGCAGATCGAACCGGTCGAGATGGACTTCGACGCCGCCCGCGCCCTGGGGAGCAGCCCCGAGGCTTATGAACGACTGATCCTTGATGCCATCGGCGGCGACGCCACCCTCTTCGCCCGCTCCGACGAAATCGAATGGGCCTGGCGCTTTATCGACGGGATTGTCGCCGCCTGGCAGGGTCAAGGTTTGATCGAACTGCCGGTCTACACCGCCGGAACCTGGGGGACCGCCGAGGGCAAGGATCTGATGCAGCGGGATGGCCGGACATGGCTGGACACCTGA
- a CDS encoding 6-phosphogluconate dehydrogenase (decarboxylating), whose translation MDIAIVGLGRMGGNMAERLLRGGHRVAVHNRTPEKIAEYAAKGGIPAAHLNDIPALLPSPRIVWLMIPAGAAVDAAIDELLPLLAPGDLLIDGGNSRYKDSIERGKRVEATGVRFMDIGTSGGIWGLENGYCLMGGGAPESYALVRPILETLAAPGGQMHTGPIGSGHFVKMVHNGIEYGMMQAYAEGYELLEAAYPDLDLAQVSDLWMNGSVVRSWLLELIGNALHEDPKLDALSDWVADSGEGRWTVEAAIDHDVPATVLAHALFARFRSRQEASFGGKLLAAMRNQFGGHAVKKAGD comes from the coding sequence ATGGACATCGCCATCGTCGGTCTGGGTCGTATGGGGGGCAACATGGCTGAGCGGCTGCTGCGCGGCGGCCATCGCGTCGCCGTTCACAACCGCACCCCCGAAAAGATTGCCGAATACGCCGCCAAGGGGGGCATTCCCGCGGCACACTTGAACGATATCCCCGCACTACTCCCCTCCCCCCGCATCGTCTGGTTGATGATTCCGGCGGGGGCAGCGGTCGACGCCGCCATCGACGAACTGCTCCCCCTGCTCGCCCCCGGCGATTTACTCATCGACGGTGGCAACAGTCGTTACAAGGACTCCATCGAGCGGGGCAAACGGGTCGAGGCGACCGGGGTGCGATTCATGGACATCGGCACCTCGGGCGGCATCTGGGGTTTGGAGAACGGCTACTGCCTGATGGGGGGCGGGGCGCCCGAAAGCTACGCGCTGGTTCGCCCGATTCTTGAAACCCTGGCGGCCCCTGGCGGGCAGATGCACACCGGCCCCATCGGCTCGGGCCACTTCGTCAAGATGGTCCACAACGGCATCGAATACGGGATGATGCAAGCCTACGCCGAGGGGTATGAACTGCTGGAGGCTGCCTACCCCGACCTCGACCTGGCCCAAGTTTCGGACCTGTGGATGAACGGCTCGGTGGTGCGTTCTTGGCTGCTGGAGCTGATCGGCAACGCCCTGCATGAAGACCCGAAACTCGACGCCTTGAGCGACTGGGTTGCCGACTCCGGCGAAGGACGCTGGACGGTCGAGGCGGCCATCGACCACGACGTCCCGGCCACGGTGCTGGCCCACGCCCTGTTCGCCCGCTTCCGCTCCCGCCAAGAGGCCTCTTTCGGAGGCAAACTGCTGGCCGCCATGCGCAATCAATTCGGCGGCCACGCGGTAAAAAAGGCGGGGGACTGA
- a CDS encoding transcriptional regulator produces the protein MPIYEYRCTDCGHQFEVRQKMSDPAPEGCPACGKPVEKLMSAAGFQLKGGGWYKPSSPGSDSAPPCASGGGCAGGACGVG, from the coding sequence ATGCCGATTTACGAATACCGCTGCACCGACTGCGGCCACCAATTCGAGGTGCGCCAAAAAATGAGCGATCCCGCCCCCGAGGGGTGCCCCGCTTGTGGCAAACCGGTCGAAAAGCTGATGAGCGCCGCCGGCTTTCAGCTTAAGGGGGGCGGCTGGTACAAGCCCTCTTCCCCGGGTAGCGACAGCGCCCCCCCTTGTGCCAGCGGCGGCGGCTGCGCCGGAGGAGCCTGCGGGGTCGGTTGA
- a CDS encoding threonylcarbamoyl-AMP synthase, which yields MAQYFEIHPGTPQPRLIAQAARILEGGGVIVYPTDTTYGLGCDLLSKQGVERIRALKKIDDKHQLSLICPDLSDLSTYAKVDNPAFRILKHHLPGPYTFILEATREVPKLLQSRRKTIGLRVPDHSVCQALLRALGRPILSTTVALPGEEALTDPLEIRNRLEKQVDLVIDGGILSGTPSSVVDLTCSPPEVVRSGAGDISEFI from the coding sequence ATGGCCCAATATTTTGAAATCCACCCCGGCACCCCTCAGCCGCGACTGATCGCCCAGGCGGCGCGCATTCTCGAAGGGGGCGGGGTGATCGTCTACCCCACAGATACCACCTACGGCCTGGGCTGCGACCTGCTCTCAAAACAGGGGGTGGAGCGGATTCGAGCGCTCAAAAAGATCGACGACAAACACCAACTTTCGTTGATTTGCCCCGATCTGTCGGATCTGTCGACCTACGCCAAGGTCGACAACCCCGCCTTTCGCATCCTCAAACACCATCTCCCCGGCCCCTACACCTTTATTTTAGAGGCGACCCGGGAGGTCCCCAAACTCTTGCAATCCCGACGAAAAACCATCGGCCTGCGTGTCCCCGATCACTCCGTTTGCCAGGCCCTGCTTCGAGCATTGGGGCGCCCCATCCTCTCCACCACCGTGGCTCTTCCCGGTGAAGAGGCGTTGACCGATCCCCTGGAGATCCGCAACCGCCTAGAAAAACAGGTCGATCTGGTCATCGACGGGGGCATCCTATCGGGCACCCCCTCCAGCGTCGTCGACCTGACCTGCTCACCCCCCGAGGTGGTGCGCAGCGGCGCCGGAGACATCTCCGAGTTTATTTAA